The Arthrobacter oryzae DNA window TTTGCCGCTGAGGTTCCATTCGGCAAACCTCCGCGAGCCCCAGGTGTTTCCGACCAGGTGCCCGGTCTGGCGGTCCATGACGATGCCGCCAAAGTGGTCCGGGGCCTCGAACTGCTTGTGCGCCTCGAGGGTGGCGGCGTCAACGCGGTAGATGATCGAGCTGCTGTTGGGCCGGTACTGCGCCACGCTCACCCAGACATTCTCTCCGTCGAAGTCCAGCCCGCCCGGGTGGTACATGTCGCCTTCGCCCAGGATGATGTCCTTCTGCAGGTTCCCGGCCTTGTCCATGACGAACAGGTGGCCGACGCCCTTCCCGGCCGTGCGGTCGTACCCGTCGCGCGGGGCCGGGTATTTGACGGTGCGCTCAATGATCTCCACGGACGACAGGAAGATGTGATCCTCCGTGTAGGCGATGCCCTGGGGATGGAAGGTGGGGAAGTCGAGCTTCAGCTTGCCTGTCAGCTCCCAGTTGGTGGAGCGGTCCACGGCCTTAAAGCTGTCGGCCAGTGCCGTGTCGGCGGCGCGGCGGTCACTGTCACTGGACTGGGGCGCGGCCTGGGCGGCAATGCCGCTGCCTGCAGCGAGGGCGATGACGGCAGCGGCGGCTGTCAGGACGCCGCGGGTGCGAATGCGGTTCATGGGGATGCCTTTCAAGAGTCAGGTGGTACGGACTGGCGTGCGGGGCGTTTCTTTAGACGGCGCCCGGTTCCAGCGAGTACTGCTTCGGCAGCTTCATCGAGTGCTCGGCCATGACCTCACGCAGGCGGTCGGGATAATCCGTGATGATGCCGTCGACGCCGGCGGAGATCAGGGCGCGCATGGTCGCCTTGTCGTCGACAGTCCACGGGACGACCTGCATCCCGGCGTCGTGGGCACGGTTGACCATGTCCGCCGTGACGTAAGGAACGTATCCCGGGTCCGCCACGGTTCCGTTTTGGGGTGTTCCGTGGACCGGGGAGACGGCGTCGAAGCCCAGGTGGGAAGCGGCGGTTACGAGGTCGCCGCCAAAGTCGTCGGCGTCGATGCCTCCAAGCCACGGGGAACTGCCGGGCTGGCCGACCTGCAGGAAGTCTTTGTTTGTCAGCGCGACGGTGCGGATCTGGGGGGCAGCCGCCTGGACGAGCCGCAGTGCGCCCCAGTCGAAGCTCTGGATGGAGGCGCGGTGCTGCATCTTGGCGGCCTTGATTTCCTTCAGCGCGACGGCCACGAACTGTTCACGGGGAGCTGTCTGCTCCGGGGCGCCTGCCTCCACCTTCGTTTCGATGTTGAACTTCACCTGGCTGGCCCGGTAGGAGTCCACCAGCGCGAAAACTTCCGCGAGGGTGGGCATCTTTTCGCCGGGGGCGGCCTGCTGCCCGGGGAACTGGGGGAGGGTGAGGCTTCCGCAATCGAGGGAGCGCACCTGCTCGAAGGTCAGGTCCTTGACGTATTTGCCGGCGTAGGGGAACTGCGGGTCCCCGGGCGTGACGGGAGCCGTGTCAGCGCACTTCTTGTCGCTGATCTTGCGGTCGTGGGTGACCACTTCCCGGCCGTCCTTGGTGATCTGGAGGTCGAGTTCCAGAGTGGTCACACCCGTTTCGAGCGCCTTGGCAAACGCAGGAAGAGTGGACTCGACCGTCAGCCCCAGTCCTCCGCGGTGGGCCTGGAGGTCAAAGTGGTTGTCGGCGCCCTTCGGGTTGGTATCGGCAGCCTGCGCCGGAAGGGGTGTCCCCAGCGCCAATCCTGCGCACATGGCGGCCACGGTCAGCAGCTTTGCGTTGTTCATCGGTAGGTCTCCAGATCGGTGTCATGCCCGTTTACGAGCGGCATCCAGTCTGGTCACCTAGCGGAAACGGGCGACTGCCTGCCGATGGAGGAAATGTGACGGGCTGGTGAACGCAATCCGCTCCGCACGCTCAAGGTCCGATCAAGACTCAGTCAAGGTTGTCCGAAGATCTCCGCAGATTCGCGGTTATCCAGTTACCGGAGAAATAGGCTTTTCATTAGCAACATTTCGGCTTCGCAAAAGGCCCGGCTCATCGCCGGGCCTTTCCAATGGGGGAAAACAATGTCGAACTACGAAACGCTTCTGGGTCCAGCGTCATCGGGCCCGGGACCGGGCCCGAGGGGGCCGAAGAAGCCACGCGTTTCCACGTACATCGTCGCCACCGTCACGGCACTAGCCGTTTCCTTCGCCCTCTTTATCGCAGGTGCCTCCATGGTTCCGCGGACTACTGACTGGAACGTTCAGGCCGCTTCATCGGAGGGCACGGCGTCGCCGGCCACCGCCACGGCGAGCCAGACAGCGAAAGCCACGCCGACGTCGTCGTCCGCTCCAGCGGTCCAGGAGACGGGCGCCCCGCTGGACCCGGACAGCCCTTACCTGCTGGCGCAGGGCGCCAGCGTCACGGCTCCGAAGACGCAGCCCGCCTTCGCCACCAAGGCGATCGACCTGCTGGCCACCCTCCCGATCAAGGGCAGGGCACCCAAGACCGGCTATGACCGCGCACTGTTCGGGCAGGCCTGGGCCGACGTTGACCGCAACGGCTGCGACACCCGGAACGACACCCTCAAGCGCGACCTGACAGGCATTAAGTACACCAACAGCGTCCCCTGCAAGGTGCAGTCAGGCACGCTGGCGGACCCGTACACGGGCACCACCATCAACTTCCTGCGCGGATCAGCAACAAGCAGTGCCGTGCAGATTGACCACGTCGTGGCGCTCAGCGACGCCTGGCAGAAGGGCGCCCAGCAGCTGACCACGGAACAGCGGACGGCCTTCGCCAACGATCCGCTGAACCTCCAGTCGACGGACGGTCCCACGAACATGAAAAAGGGCGACGGCGACGCGGCCACCTGGCTGCCGCCGAACAAGGGCTTCCGGTGCGAATACGTCGCCCGCCAGATTTCGGTGAAGGCAACGTACAGCCTGTGGGTCACCCAGGCGGAGCACGATGCGATGGCCAGGATCCTGGGCGACTGCGCCGGCCAGCTGGCGCCGACGAATGAGAAAGCGCCGGTGGTTGCCTCGCCGGCGCCTGAGCCTGCACCAGTGGTGGCGCCCGTTCCGGTGGCGCCCACTCCCGCGCCGGCCGTTGTGGTCCCGGTCCCGGCTCCAGCCGCTCCTGCGCCTGTAGTTCCGGTCCCGGTTCCTGTTGCGCCGGCACCGGCCGCCGCCTACTACGCCAACTGCGCCGCCGCCAAGGCTGCAGGTGCCGCCCCGCTGTACGCCGGGTCGGCCGGCTACCGCCCGGCGCTGGACCGTGACCGCGACGGCGTTGCCTGCGAAAGCTAGACCAGTTCCATCACTCCACAGATTCAAACTTTCCAAGGGGGAAAAATGAAGAAGACGTTGACACTAGTAGTGCTTGCCGGTCTCATGCTCACGGGATGCGGTGGCCAGAAATCGGCAGTGCAGCCGACAGAAACCGCAACCGCCGTTGCAGCGGTTGATGAAACCGTCACGGTTCCTGGCGTGCTGGGCCTGACCCTGGATAAGGCCACGGATCAGCTGAAAGATCTCGGGCTCAAGGTCGAGGCTGTGGACACCGTCGACGGCAAGACGATCATTTCAAAGAAGAATTGGCAGGTGACATCCCAGGACCCCGCGGAAGGTGCGCAGGCGGCCAAGGGGTCAACCGTGAAGCTCGGCGTCAAGAGCCTTGAAAAGATTGCAGCCGAGAAGGCCGCGGCGGACCAGGCGGCAGCCGAGAAGGCGGCGGCAGAAAAGGCTGCGGCGGACAAGGTTGCGGCTGATAAGGCTGCGTCGGACAAGGCTGCAGCGGATGCTGCTGCCGCAAAGGCAGCCGCCGAACAGGCGGCTGCGCAGCAGGCCGTCCCGCAGGCTCCGGCTCAGGTTCCCGCTGCGCCCGCACCTGCGCCGGTTGTTCCGGCGCCCTCCTCTGTCCAGTACGCCAACTGCACTGCGGTGCGTGCAGCCGGAGCCGCACCGATTTATGCCGGTACGCCTGGTTATGGCAAGCATCTCGATCGGGACGGCGACGGCATCGGGTGCGATAAATAGGTTTCAGGCGCAATAAAGCCGTGGGTACCTTCTTTTCCGGAGGTATCCACGGCTTTTCCCGCCCCGGACGGGTGTCAATGAACCGGGCCAACGCCCTGGCAACACGTAGGGTCGTGTGCATGTTCGAACTTGTTGCCCCGGATGCGTCCTTCTACCCGTCGTTTGCCGAGTCCCACTGCGAGTGGGGCGGCTCGCACCAGGACGGTGCCGGGCTCTCGCCAGACGACGACATCACGAGCCAGGAGGGGTTCGCTGCCTGGGTCCGAAGGCTGGCCGAAGCTGAACGGGCTCCCGGGACGGACGGCATTGTTCCTTGCACCTATCGTTGGATCACGGAGGGCTCCCGGTATGTGGGAGCGATTGCCTTCCGCCACTACCTCACCCCGGCCCTCCTGAACTCCGGCGGGCATATCGGCTACGGGGTCCGGCCGTCCGATCGTGGGCGCGGGGCGGCGTCGTGGGCCCTGCATGAAGTGTGTGCCCGTTTGGCTGCGCAGGGAGAGCCTGATCGCGTTCTTCTGACCTGCGATGATGCAAACACAGCGTCCGCCAGGACTATCGAGCGCTGTGGCGGCCTGATCGAGGACGTGAGGATGGGCGCGAACGGGCGGCATTTTCGGCGGTACTGGATAGATGTGGCGCGCTCTGAGCCAGGCGGTTTATGAGTACTCTCCCGGACCGTGCCGCACCGGCAGCCCGAGGTAGCGCGGGACCCTTTCCGCGTAATCGGGGTAGGACCGTCCGAAGAGTTCGGCCAGTTTGGCCTCTTCACCGAGGACGAAGGGGTGCTCCACAAGTATTTCAGCAGGCAGCGTCGCGAGGACCCACGAGGAACCGGCCAGGGTCCCCGCTCCCAGCTGGATGAGCCACCAGCCCACATACATGGGATGGCGGCTGATGGCGTAAGGGCCGCTGGTGACCAGTTCCTCCGGCCGTTCCAGTTCGAAGGGGCCCGCCGAGTGGCGCCTCCGTTCAGCGAGCGCCCAAATATTAAGGCCGACGCCGGCGAGCAGCAG harbors:
- a CDS encoding DUF6454 family protein, which codes for MNRIRTRGVLTAAAAVIALAAGSGIAAQAAPQSSDSDRRAADTALADSFKAVDRSTNWELTGKLKLDFPTFHPQGIAYTEDHIFLSSVEIIERTVKYPAPRDGYDRTAGKGVGHLFVMDKAGNLQKDIILGEGDMYHPGGLDFDGENVWVSVAQYRPNSSSIIYRVDAATLEAHKQFEAPDHFGGIVMDRQTGHLVGNTWGSRRFAEWNLSGKQLSTWQNPNHFIDYQDCQYVADSQALCAGVANLPQNPAAGGTAATYELGGMALLDLTKKTTLHDVPFQKWSTAGHVATRNPFKLTAEGNHLTMHVAPDDAEEGNGTEILTYEATVTPAQ
- a CDS encoding glycerophosphodiester phosphodiesterase gives rise to the protein MNNAKLLTVAAMCAGLALGTPLPAQAADTNPKGADNHFDLQAHRGGLGLTVESTLPAFAKALETGVTTLELDLQITKDGREVVTHDRKISDKKCADTAPVTPGDPQFPYAGKYVKDLTFEQVRSLDCGSLTLPQFPGQQAAPGEKMPTLAEVFALVDSYRASQVKFNIETKVEAGAPEQTAPREQFVAVALKEIKAAKMQHRASIQSFDWGALRLVQAAAPQIRTVALTNKDFLQVGQPGSSPWLGGIDADDFGGDLVTAASHLGFDAVSPVHGTPQNGTVADPGYVPYVTADMVNRAHDAGMQVVPWTVDDKATMRALISAGVDGIITDYPDRLREVMAEHSMKLPKQYSLEPGAV
- a CDS encoding GmrSD restriction endonuclease domain-containing protein; protein product: MSNYETLLGPASSGPGPGPRGPKKPRVSTYIVATVTALAVSFALFIAGASMVPRTTDWNVQAASSEGTASPATATASQTAKATPTSSSAPAVQETGAPLDPDSPYLLAQGASVTAPKTQPAFATKAIDLLATLPIKGRAPKTGYDRALFGQAWADVDRNGCDTRNDTLKRDLTGIKYTNSVPCKVQSGTLADPYTGTTINFLRGSATSSAVQIDHVVALSDAWQKGAQQLTTEQRTAFANDPLNLQSTDGPTNMKKGDGDAATWLPPNKGFRCEYVARQISVKATYSLWVTQAEHDAMARILGDCAGQLAPTNEKAPVVASPAPEPAPVVAPVPVAPTPAPAVVVPVPAPAAPAPVVPVPVPVAPAPAAAYYANCAAAKAAGAAPLYAGSAGYRPALDRDRDGVACES
- a CDS encoding excalibur calcium-binding domain-containing protein; the protein is MKKTLTLVVLAGLMLTGCGGQKSAVQPTETATAVAAVDETVTVPGVLGLTLDKATDQLKDLGLKVEAVDTVDGKTIISKKNWQVTSQDPAEGAQAAKGSTVKLGVKSLEKIAAEKAAADQAAAEKAAAEKAAADKVAADKAASDKAAADAAAAKAAAEQAAAQQAVPQAPAQVPAAPAPAPVVPAPSSVQYANCTAVRAAGAAPIYAGTPGYGKHLDRDGDGIGCDK
- a CDS encoding GNAT family N-acetyltransferase → MFELVAPDASFYPSFAESHCEWGGSHQDGAGLSPDDDITSQEGFAAWVRRLAEAERAPGTDGIVPCTYRWITEGSRYVGAIAFRHYLTPALLNSGGHIGYGVRPSDRGRGAASWALHEVCARLAAQGEPDRVLLTCDDANTASARTIERCGGLIEDVRMGANGRHFRRYWIDVARSEPGGL
- a CDS encoding methyltransferase family protein; translated protein: MTDRSAPSLAGRLKKAYENLPLPLPVVAGLALDALLARRRPRPLPGSRSLHGVAGAGLLLAGVGLNIWALAERRRHSAGPFELERPEELVTSGPYAISRHPMYVGWWLIQLGAGTLAGSSWVLATLPAEILVEHPFVLGEEAKLAELFGRSYPDYAERVPRYLGLPVRHGPGEYS